The region TCATTCTCACAGTTTGTATGATTATCGCAAGGTTTTCCGCACTGGTGACATTGAGAAATAATATCATCTGTAATTCTTTCGCCCAGACGATTATCAAACACGAAGTTTTTACCAATGAATTTGCTTTCTAAACCTTCTTCTTTCAATTGTTTAGCGTAATTAATGATTCCGCCTTCTAATTGATAAACGTTTTTGAAACCTTGGTGTTTGAAATATGCACTCGCTTTTTCACAACGAATACCTCCAGTACAATACATTACCAGATTTTTATCGTCTTTGTGATCTTTAAGTTGTTCGTTGATAATTGGTAAACTTTCTCTAAAAGTTTCAACATCTGGAGTAATAGCACCTTTAAAATGCCCCACTTCACTTTCGTAATGATTTCTAAAATCTACTACAATCGTGTTTGGATCATCAAGGATTTCGTTGAATTCTTTGGCTTTTAAGTGAACGCCAATATTGGTAACATCAAAAGTATCATCGTTTAAACCGTCAGCAACGATTTTGTGACGCACTTTGATAGTCAATTTTAAAAAGGAATGATCGTCTTGTTCTACAGCAACATTCAATCGTATGCCTTTCATGAAATCATAAGCTTCGAGGGTTTCTCTAAAAGCTTCAAAATTTTCGGCAGGAACACTCATCTGAGCATTAATTCCTTCATGGGCAACATAAATCCTTCCCAATGCATCTAATGCATTCCAGGCAAGAAATAAATCGTTACGAAATTTTTGTGGATCTTGAATTTTGGCATACGCATAGAAAGACAACGTTAGTCGTTGTTTACCGGCATCATCGATCATGATGGCTCTTTCTTCTGCGCTTAAAGTGTTATACAGTTGCATGCTATAAACATTTTTAAGTTAAGAATAAATGAATTACGAATCTATAAATGGAATAAATTCGGGCGCAAAGGTAAGGCTTTCTTTTCAATTTTAAAAACAATAAAAACTGCTGATTTTTGAAACCATATAAGAGATGTAAGCTCGTATAAATTTAGCTGTTAAATCAAATTCTTAAACAGCAACAAAGTTGCATTATAAAAAAATACACTGTTTTTCAGATTGTTATAAAAATTTCATTAAATTTATGTGGTACAATTTTAACATTTATGATTATGAATGCTTTAAAACTACCAAAACCAATCCTTCCCCTCTTCTTTCTTTTAACTTTATTTACTTCCTGCAAAAAAGAACAACCCAAGGCACCACCGCCGATGCAGGCTCCTTTTGTTACAGTCAAAAGTGAAGATGTCCCCATTTATAAAGATTTTGCAGGACAGACTTTTGGAGATTTAGACATTGAATTAATCGCAAGAGTTGATGGTATTCTCACCGGAATTCATTTTAAAGAAGGCCAGAGAGTCAAAAAAGGCCAGCTTTTGTATACCATCGACCCGTTAGAATATGATACCAAAGTAGAGCAGGTTCGCGGACAAGTTGCGGGCGCTCAAAGTAATTTGGTAAATGCCGAAGAAGAATTAAAAAGAATCCGTCCGCTTGCTGATATGAATGCAGTCAGTAAACGTGAGCTGGATGCGGCTGTAGCCAAAGACAAAGCGGCGCGATCAAACTTAAACAGTGTTCAAGCCAGTTTAAGAAACCAACAGATAGAAAGAAGTTACTGTGATATTCGATCTCCAATCGATGGTGTCATCGGACTTTCGAATGCGCGATTAGGTGATTATATTACCCGAATTGGAAATGATGCGAAACTCAATACCGTTTCCAAACTAGAAAAAGTCAGAGTGCAATTTACAGTCAGTGAATCTGATTATTTACGATATCAAAAGCAGGTCAAAGCCGGAGAACGTATTACTGATCTCGCTTTAATACTTTCTGACGGAAGTACCCATCCGTACAAGGGAAGTCTCAATTTCTCCGATACCAAAATAGATCCTACAACCGGAACTGTAACTATTGAAGCGCAGTTTCCCAATCCAGACGGCACTTTACGATCTGGACAATTTGCAAAAGTTCGTGTTTTACTGCGAACTCAAAAAGATGCAATAGTAGTTCCTCAAAAAGCTGTTACCGAAATTCAAGGGCTTTTTCAGGTTTCAATTATCGATGCTAAAAATACTATTCAAACCCGAATGGTGGAAGTCGGACAAAAAATTGGCGTCGACTGGATTATTACCAAAGGTTTAAAACCCGACGAAAAAGTCGCTATTATTGGCAATCAGTTTATCCAACCCGGATCAACTGTTGTTCCAGTTCCTTATGTAGCCGACAAAGATAAAAAGCAGATTGCATCATCTCTAAACAACTAGATTATGGATAATTTCTTTGTACGCAGACCAATCGTTGCTATTGTTCTCTCCATTTTCATTGTTTTAATTGGAGGTCTTTCTGTCCTTTCGACTCCTATTGCCCAATATCCAGAAATTGCACCTCCGTTGGTACAAGTTTCAACGAGTTATCGTGGTGCAAATGCCTTAAATGTGGAGCAGGCCGTTGCCACGCCAATCGAGCAAAAAGTAAACGGAGTTGAAAATATGCTTTACATGCAGTCCACAAACACAGGTGATGGGAGTATGACGTTAAATATTACGTTTGATATGGGAACCGATCTGGATAATGCTACCATGCTAACCCAGAACCGAGTTAACGAAGCGACCAACAAACTTCCAAATGATGTAAAAACTACAGGAGTTACCACGAAAAAGTCGCTCTCAATGCCGATGCTCATTTTGTCCTTGTATTCTCCCAACAAAACCTTCAACGGAAACTTTCTGACCAATTATGCTAATATCAATATTGTAGATGCTTTGGCCCGTATTAAGGGAGTTGGAGAAGTTACGCTTTATGGAGGAAGTAATTATGCAATGCGAATTTGGGTCAAGCCCGATATCATGGCGAAATACAATCTGACTGTTCCCGATATTATACGATCGATTCAGGATCAAAATGCGATTGCGCCAGGAGGAAAATTTGGTGCGCCACCGGCAACCGAAAACAATGAGTTTACCTATAATGTAATGCTGAAAGACCGTTTGGTCAATCCGGAAGATTTTGAAAATATCATTTTGAAATCGAATATCAGTAATCAGCAGGTTCGTTTAAAAGATATCGGAACCGTAACATTAGGAACCGAAAGTTATGCTTCGATTGCCAAATTAAACGGAAACCCTGCAGGAACAATCGGAATCAAACAAATGCCGGGTTCCAATGCATTGGAAGTTGCCGAAAATGTAAAAAATACGATTGAAAGACTCAGCAAAAGATTTCCACAGGATTTAAAATACCGTGTTTCATTAGACACGACTCTCGCCATTTCTGAAGGTATCAACGAAATCATGCACACTTTGGTCGAAGCCATTATTCTGGTAATCATCGTAGTTTTTATCTTTCTCCAAAACTGGCGCGCGACTTTAATTCCGCTTCTAACAGTTCCCGTTTCGTTAATTGGGGTTTTTATGCTTTTCCCGTTACTTGGATTTTCCATCAATGTACTTTCTCTTTTAGGATTGGTTCTTGCGATTGGAATTGTCGTCGACGATGCCATTGTGGTGGTTGAGGCCGTAATGCATCATATCGAACAGGGAATGTCGCCTCGGGAAGCTACCAATCAGGCGATGAAAGAAGTTTCTGGGCCTGTAATTGCCATTGCGATTGTATTGACAGCCGTATTTATTCCGGTAGCTTTAACGCCCGGAATTACAGGAAGATTATATCAGCAGTTTGCTATTACGATTGCTATATCTGTGATTTTCTCTGCCTTAAGTGCATTAACTTTAAGTCCGGCTTTATGTTCTCTTTTACTAAAACCGAATCAGGAAGCAAAAGGCTGGCTCGGAAAATTCTTTGAATGGTTCAATAAAAAATTTGGCGCTTTCACAAATAGATACACCGGATTTTCTGGTTTTCTAATTAAAAAAACTGCCCGAAGCTTAATCTTTATCGGAATAGTTGTTGGGGCAATTATTTTGCT is a window of Flavobacterium crocinum DNA encoding:
- a CDS encoding efflux RND transporter permease subunit, coding for MDNFFVRRPIVAIVLSIFIVLIGGLSVLSTPIAQYPEIAPPLVQVSTSYRGANALNVEQAVATPIEQKVNGVENMLYMQSTNTGDGSMTLNITFDMGTDLDNATMLTQNRVNEATNKLPNDVKTTGVTTKKSLSMPMLILSLYSPNKTFNGNFLTNYANINIVDALARIKGVGEVTLYGGSNYAMRIWVKPDIMAKYNLTVPDIIRSIQDQNAIAPGGKFGAPPATENNEFTYNVMLKDRLVNPEDFENIILKSNISNQQVRLKDIGTVTLGTESYASIAKLNGNPAGTIGIKQMPGSNALEVAENVKNTIERLSKRFPQDLKYRVSLDTTLAISEGINEIMHTLVEAIILVIIVVFIFLQNWRATLIPLLTVPVSLIGVFMLFPLLGFSINVLSLLGLVLAIGIVVDDAIVVVEAVMHHIEQGMSPREATNQAMKEVSGPVIAIAIVLTAVFIPVALTPGITGRLYQQFAITIAISVIFSALSALTLSPALCSLLLKPNQEAKGWLGKFFEWFNKKFGAFTNRYTGFSGFLIKKTARSLIFIGIVVGAIILLGGRIPGGFVPEEDQGYMFVNIELPGASSLERTGKVIQKVEHILSQNQGVEYYTSVAGFSLIKNSVATNNGFFFVALKEWKEREQDVFQILKEVNGKVVFGIPEATVFAFGPPPITGIGNAAGFSMMLQDREGNTPEYLFANAQQFMAEAKKRPEIGTIRTTFNPNVPQISLDIDREKVTELNLSLSDVNLAIGASLGGQYINEFNKFGRQYIVLLQADPSYTVNPEDINKIFVRSKDNKMIPITSIATIRKVSGPEFTTRFNLYRAAEIGGTPAPGFTSAQAMTALQETAEKVLPAGMGYEWANMSYQEKQAEGKGNTVFLMALLFVFLILAAQYESWKLPFSVLLGTPFAVFGAFLGLYICRLLSPDYVNNVFAQIGLVMLIGLAAKNAILIVEFAKEEYEKGMPAKDAALYAAKLRFRPILMTAFAFILGVVPLLTATGAGAQARKVMGMTVFSGMLVATILGVCLIPVLFVFIETFGKKKTEETDEPKTDEQ
- a CDS encoding efflux RND transporter periplasmic adaptor subunit; translated protein: MNALKLPKPILPLFFLLTLFTSCKKEQPKAPPPMQAPFVTVKSEDVPIYKDFAGQTFGDLDIELIARVDGILTGIHFKEGQRVKKGQLLYTIDPLEYDTKVEQVRGQVAGAQSNLVNAEEELKRIRPLADMNAVSKRELDAAVAKDKAARSNLNSVQASLRNQQIERSYCDIRSPIDGVIGLSNARLGDYITRIGNDAKLNTVSKLEKVRVQFTVSESDYLRYQKQVKAGERITDLALILSDGSTHPYKGSLNFSDTKIDPTTGTVTIEAQFPNPDGTLRSGQFAKVRVLLRTQKDAIVVPQKAVTEIQGLFQVSIIDAKNTIQTRMVEVGQKIGVDWIITKGLKPDEKVAIIGNQFIQPGSTVVPVPYVADKDKKQIASSLNN
- the trhO gene encoding oxygen-dependent tRNA uridine(34) hydroxylase TrhO, producing the protein MQLYNTLSAEERAIMIDDAGKQRLTLSFYAYAKIQDPQKFRNDLFLAWNALDALGRIYVAHEGINAQMSVPAENFEAFRETLEAYDFMKGIRLNVAVEQDDHSFLKLTIKVRHKIVADGLNDDTFDVTNIGVHLKAKEFNEILDDPNTIVVDFRNHYESEVGHFKGAITPDVETFRESLPIINEQLKDHKDDKNLVMYCTGGIRCEKASAYFKHQGFKNVYQLEGGIINYAKQLKEEGLESKFIGKNFVFDNRLGERITDDIISQCHQCGKPCDNHTNCENDGCHLLFIQCDDCKAAMENCCSTECLEIIHMPLVDQVRLRTGKQVGNKVFRKGKSENLKFKHSGELPETALATAQKQADIRQKIKVKKVLLGKAEHYYVKAQVGQFTIENQELNSGDKILISGPTTGDQEMVLNRIIVNGAETQTAKIGDKVTFEVPFRIRLSDKLYKIVN